The sequence below is a genomic window from Candidatus Hydrogenedentota bacterium.
GCCAGCTCGCAGCCCTCTAGGTACAGGATGACGGCGTTGAATATCTCGATGCCCGCGTAGCCCTGGAGCTTTTCCAGCAGGCCCAGGTCGCAGTGGTTGTAGTTGCCCGTCCAGTTGGGGTGGTTCATGACGGCGAGGCCGCCCTCCGCCGCAATCTGGTCCAGCACCGCCTGCCGGTCCGGCAGGGGCGGCACGACGGATTTCGCGTCCACATGCAGCAGGTGCGGCCCCTTGGCGGATATCTCGTTGCCCGGGATGAGCGTCATCCCTTTGGCGTCCAGCGGGCCGGGGTCCGTCAACTGGTCATGGTCGCTGATCATCAGAAAGTCGTAGCCCAGCTCCGCGTAGGCGTCCACGACGAACTGGGGCGGGCGCTTGCCGTCGCTGTTTGTCGTGTGGGTGTGCAGGTTGCCCCGCAGCCAGGGCAGGGCCTCCGCCGAGTAGGTGGACTGGAGGCCGGCCGTGTCCGCCGCCGCCGCGCTTTCAGAAAGGTGAAGGGCGCCGCCCGCGACTGCCGCGCCCGCCGCGGCCTGCAACAAAAAGTCCCTGCGGTTCATCAGATATTCTCCTTAAGCTTTTTTTTTGCGTCTCAAGCGCGCTGCTGCGTCCGCGCGATGACCATGTCCTGCCAGTCCTTGTTCAGGGTGGCGAAACGGGCCGACCATCCCGCGATACGGACGGCGAGGTTGGGGTATTTCTCCG
It includes:
- a CDS encoding PHP domain-containing protein produces the protein MNRRDFLLQAAAGAAVAGGALHLSESAAAADTAGLQSTYSAEALPWLRGNLHTHTTNSDGKRPPQFVVDAYAELGYDFLMISDHDQLTDPGPLDAKGMTLIPGNEISAKGPHLLHVDAKSVVPPLPDRQAVLDQIAAEGGLAVMNHPNWTGNYNHCDLGLLEKLQGYAGIEIFNAVILYLEGCELATDKWDRLLAQGRRVWGFATDDSHHDDHRGLGWLMVQSADRSAGAIVGALRTGRFYSSTGVTVDEIKTDGLTVSTRAANAQLFRVYGAKGRMLATARGQEIAYTVNPEKDGPYVRVEAFGEGDSRAWLQPMFLA